In Limnothrix sp. FACHB-406, the DNA window GACAACGTTGTTGGTTTGGGTCAACACGGCATGTTCGCGATCGATCATCGAGAACGGAGCCGATCGCTGTTCCCCAAAGTGAACGATCGCCTCAGGTTGAAACTCGGTCAGAGCCTGATCCAGGAAAGCATAGTTGGTGATGTCGCCAACGTAGAGGTCAATGTGTTTGCCGGTCAGGTCTTTCCACCGTTGGATGCGCTGCTTGATCGGGGCGATGGGGGTCAGGGTGTCAATTTGCAGTTGTTGATCCCAGTGCCGACGAACCAGGCTGTCCAGGATGCCAACTTCATGACCGCGATCGGACAGGTATAGAGCCGTTGCCCAACCGCAGTAACCATCACCGCCAATGACGAGGACTCTCATAACTTCTTGGAGCTAGCGCTTGCCGATTGTTTCGCTCAATCTATCAGGGTTTGGTTAAATTTAGGCCTTCCACTGAAGGATGGGCGCTGGATCCCGATTGATCCTGATAGGCTCCTGATGGGCTGGGCGTTTCGAGCACTAAGATCTCGCTTTCGAGTTCTGATTGGTTTCGGGTTGGTTGTCGGTGGATCGTTGATTGATCATTGATTGATCAACGATTGATCGTTGATTGATCAGCGATTGTCGGTTTGTGATTATTTGCAAATATTTTCTGGGCAGGTACTTTTGCTGCAAACCGACGGATCAAAACAAGTCCACTTGCCAATGGCGGAACCCATCCATAATGCCCAAGAGGCCAGGATAGGGACTGTGGTAGAGGGTGGGCCGATCGCCCAATGCCGCCAGCAGCTTGGGTTCACTGTTGCCCACGGCGATCGCCCGGTAGCCCGCCGCCAACAGGTTCAAATCATTGAGGCTGTCTCCAGCGGTGATGATTCGATCGCCCGGCCAGCGCTCCAGCTTGGCCAGTCGTTGCAGGGTAGATCCTTTGGCAACGCCCTTGGGCATCACATCCAAATAGCGATCGGCGGACATAATCACATCAAAACCGGCCGCCTGGATCAGGTTCAGCGTGGCTTGCCGCAATAATTGCGGGTCGTAGTCATAGGACACGCGGTAGGCAAATTCCCCGCGCTGCAACGAGAGACCCGGCTCCCCCGCCAGCAAGCACTTGACCCGATCGTTCGCGCAATTCCAGCGATTGGCGATTTCCGATTGGATGGTTTCGATCGGGCGGCCCTGACCGTCATAGACCGTTGTGCCCACATCACCAATCACAAAATCCGGTTGGGGCACTGGGCAATCGCCCGACCACAGCGGTTCAATGAGCTGCCAATGGCGACCGGTCACGAAAACCAAAATCAGCCGATCGCGCTGTTGTTCAATCCGTTGATAAAACGCAGCGCGATCGGCCTGGGAGCCGTGCAGAAAGGTTCCGTCCAAATCCGTCGCCAGCACCCAACGGGGCGCGGTCGTTGCAAAAACCATAGATCACCAGTCCCCCACCGATGCGATCAATCCCTGGGCATTGTACCAAGGCGTTTCCTGCTTCCTGGGGGAGATGGGTTCCTGGCTGGGCTATGCGCCAACGGCTTCCTTGGCGGCATAGAGCACTTCAGCGGTAATTTGCGTCAGTCCCCGATCGCGCGCAAATTTTTCCGTATTGCGCTTCACCTTGCCCCGCACAAAACCCGGCACACGGTTCAACTCCGTCAGCCCATCGCGACTCCAATTCAGCTCCGAATCCGTGGAAACAGACTTGGTAATCACTTCCTTGGTGTCGTGGCCGCCAAAGATTTCCAGCAAATGATCTTCCATGCCCAAGGTGAAGGAGTTATAAACCAAATCCACCACCTGATTGGCTCCCTCGTAGCCCAAATAGGGTCGATAGCCAACGGGGAAATTCTGAATATGAACCGGAGCCGCAATTACACCACAAGGGATATCTAATCGCTTGCCCACGTGGCGCTCCATTTGCGTGCCAAAGATGGCGGCCGGTTCAATTTCTGCGATCGCGTTGGCCACCTGGGTATGGTCATCGGTAATTAAAACCCGATCGCAATATTCACTGACCTGATCCCGGAACCAATCGGCATCATACTGACAGTAAGTGCCCGCCAAAACCACCTGAATTCCCATTTCCCGGTCCAGGATTTTGGTCATGGCCGCCGCGTGGGTGTTGTCACCAAACACCACGGCTTTTTTACCCGTTAGGTTTTGACAATCGATCGAACGAGTGAACCAAGCGGCTTGCGAAGCAAATCGGGTTTGTTCATCAATAAACCCTTCATAGTTCACCGGTTCGCCCTGACTGTTCAGCACGGCTTGGATCGATCGAATGCAGCGGGCCGTTTCCACAATCCCCATCGGCGTGATATCCACAAGCGGCATCTGAAATTCCGTTTGCAAATATTGCGCCGTCAGCCCGCCAATTTCACGGTAAGGAACCAAATTAAACCAAGCCCGGGGCAACTGTTTCAGTTCTTCCACCGAAGCCCCATCGGGAATCACCGCATTCACCGTAATTCCCAAATCCGCCATCAATCGCTTCAGTTCTGTGCAATCGTGGCGATTATGAAATCCCAGCGTGGTCACTCCCAAAATATTCACCGAAGGGCGATCGGTCTTTTGGGTTTGCAAATCACCCACTTTGCGGGCTTTTTCAATGTAGAACTTGACGATTTGCTGAAGGGTCTGATCCGCCGCTTGCAATTCGTTCACGCGGTAGTGATTCACATCAGCAAAGAGCACATCGCCCTTAGCATCCAACTGGGCCCGGGCCACAAAATTTTGCAAATCCTCTTGCAAAATGCTTGAAGTGCAAGTGGGAGTCAGCACAATTAAATCGGGCGCTTCTTCTCGATCTTTGCGAACAATATTATCAACAACTTTTTCTTGGGAGCCTTGGGCCAAAACGTTGCGATCGACCACGCTAGTGGTGACAGGGGTATAGTCTCGCTCCCGTTCCAGCATCGATCGCATCACATTGAAATAGTCGTCCCCCAGTGGGGCGTGCATGATGGCATGGACTTTTTGAAAAGAACTGGCAATCCGCAACGTTCCAATGTGAGCCGGCCCGGCATACATCCAATAGGCTAATTTCATCTGCTGCTCAACTTGGGCCCAATAGCCCGACGCATTGACGTTGAATCAGGTCTAAATTTGCATCTAAATCTAAGCCCAAGTTTGATTCTCGCAGACGAATAATTGATCCCCGCTAAACATGAAGCATTGCAACGTAAACAAAAGTCTGCAAGTGTTGCGAGACCTAACAACCCTTGCAGACGAATGAATGGCGTTTGCCTTGTTTGGGATTGGCTTTTCGAGAATTAACCCTGTTTTGGCTTTGTCTTCTTTTGAACAAACTTGAATCAAGGTGAACGAACTTGAACTCAATTGAAAACTTGAGATGAGACCGAAGAGGCTATCTGAAAAGGATCTGGCCCGGGCCCAGCACCCGCAGTCATGGGGGCAAGGGGTTAAGGGCCTACGTCGCTTAGCCCGAAACCCCAGAGCTGCCGTTAGTAGGAGCCGTGGGGGCCAGATGCTTGAGCATCTTGTCTTTGTCGATCGAGGAGAGAATCGGGGTTGCAGAGCCGAAGCGATCGCCAAACCTGGCGCTTAAACCGAAGCTGTGTCGGCCACGGTTTCCACGGCGCGATCGTCCTGGGCCGGCAATTCCAGACAGTAACCCGCACCATAAACGGTTTTGATGTAGCGCGGATGGCGGGGATCGGGTTCTAGCTTGGTGCGCAAATGTCGCACGTGAACTCGAATGGTTTCAATGTCATCGTTGGGATCGTAACCCCAAACTTCCTTGAGAATTTCGCTGGGGGCAACGGTTTGACCGTGGCGCTGCAACAGGCAATGCAACAGCTCAAATTCCAGGTGAGTGAGCTTCACGGTTTTGTCAAACCAAATGGCCTCAAACCGTTCAGGAACCAGGGTTAAGGGGCCGTAGCTCAGGATTTCGCTATGCTTGGCGGCTTGGGGAATGCGATCGGTGCGTCGCAACAGGGCCCGCACCCGCGCCAACATTTCTTCCACTTCAAAGGGCTTGGTTAAGTAATCGTCTGCCCCTGCATTGAAGCCTTCAACTTTATGTTGTGTTTGCCCCAGCGCTGTCAGCATCAGCACTGGAATATCGGCGGTGCGTTCATCGCGTCGCAGCCGCTGACAAACGGTGAACCCATCAACCTTGGGCAACATAATGTCCAACAAGATCAAGTCGGGCATGAGTTGGAGCGCTAGGGCTTGGCCCTTGATGCCATCGGTGGTTTGGTTCACGTCATAGCCGGCCATTTCTAGGTTGACGGATACCAGTTCGGAAATGGCTGGATCGTCGTCAATAACGAGAATGCGCGGCATGGCCTTTGGCTCCGAAAAACGTGCGATCGGGGACAGGCAAACAACTGCATATCCCTGATCGGATTATAAAGCGGCTGAGAAGAAGGCTGGAAAATCACTATTTTGTTTTAGCAATCGTTCGCAACCGACGGTAACAGTTCGCAATATTGCCATGATTCGCAATCGGGCTGGGGCTAACCGGGCCGAGGCTAATCGGGCTGTGGCTGCTGCTCGATCGCCCCCATGCCGGCCGCTTGGGGGTTTAGGAATTGCAAAGATTAGGGATCACAAGGATTAGGGACTGAGATGAACTTGGCCGAGGATCGCTCGCAGGCGATCGTAATCATCCTTGAGCAGAACGCTGAGGGCACGGCCCGCCTGCACCAACCAGGGGCGATCGCCCTGTCGCAGCCGATAAACCTCCCGCAGCGTGGCGGCAATCAACGCATCGGTGGGCGTGCCGCTCATTTGCAACAAAGTCCGCAAAAAGTCCATTTTGGCGGTGAATTCCACCACCTCTTGGCGATCGCACCCATACACCGCCTGGTGAATTTGGGGTGGGCGAGGGGGCAAATGTTGATAGATCGGGCCGTTGATCAGTTTGGCCCCCGCTTGCAGGAGGTTGGCGATCGCCCCTGGGTTCACGCCTTCTGTCCCGATCGCGTCGGGATTCAAGGACTCCAGCGGCACAAACCCCACGATCGCTACCCGAAACTCCGTGCGCAACATGGAAAAAATCTGCGGCTGTTGTTCGCGCAAATCTTCCAGGGACAGCCCCAAGGCCTGGGCCCGGTGTACGGAGTCGATCGGGGCGGTGGTGGCGTGATAAACCACCCCATAGATCTGATTGCCGGAATCCTCATCGCGCGATCGCACCCAACTGCCAAAGGGCGGCATGGTCGGAAAACTAAGGGTTTCTGGCTCCAAACATTGGGCCAAATATTCCGTCGTGGCCGTTTCAATCACTTCCGCCAGGTGATGGGACGGACGATCGCGCTGGGCAAATTGCGGCAGGGGTAAACGCATGGCCGAACCAAAGCAGGGCTAAGGGGAGCAAGGGTTAGGGGCCTGACGGCCTTGAACCAATGCGTTACTTTTTGCCGCGACCAGCCGTGGCATCCACCGTCTCCAGTTCCGAGAACCGGAAGGTGACCAATTTATCCCAGTTGCCACCCTCAAACAGCACGGCCACTTTGCCATCGGTCACGCGCTGCACTTGACCTTGAAATTGATAGTAGGTGTCGTTGGGGTTAATGACACGGACTGCGGAACCGGGCAGGATCATAGGATTAGCCTGAACTCAACAGGGACTGGGATTGGCTTGGGAATCAGGGCTTGGGGCCCCGGGGGCAGTCAACCGATGCCCAGCCCTTACGATAGCGTGCGATCGAGCTGCTTTGATCGCCCAATCCCGCCCGATCGCCCCCAAAATTTTTGATATCCCCAATCAGTTGAACGGTTGAATATGGCTGAATCCTGTGCCCCGCGTCTTTAGCTGGCCAGCACCAAGTTATCCCGATGCACCACCGTTTCCGGCGCATCATGCCCCAAAATTGCGGCAATTTCGTCCGATCGCTTGCCACAGATTTTCTCCAGCGCCTCATGGCTGAAATTCACCAGGCCGCGAGCCACCTCCCGCCCTTCTAAATCACAGAGCTGCACCGCATCTTGGGGTTGAAACTCCCCTTCCAAATCCCGAACTCCCGCTGCTAACAGGGATCCACCGCCCGTGCAGATGGCCCGCACCGCCCCGGAGTCGAGATAAAGCTTGCCCGCTGGAATCAGGCCATGGGCGATCCACCGCTTGCGGGCGCTGGTGGCCTGGGGTTGGGGCGCAAACTGCGTGCCAATATCCGCCCCCTCCAAGATTTTCAACAAGTTACGCGGTTGGCTGCCGTCCGTGATCACCACGCGAACCCCGGCACTGGTGCCAATTTGGGCGGCGGTGATTTTGGTGGCCATGCCGCCGGTTCCCCACTGGGAGCCACGGCCGCCAATGTCCAGCTCCAACGCCTCCAAATCAGACATTTGCTCCACCAGGCGAATGGGTTCCGCGTTGGGATTTTGGCGCGGGTCGGCGGAATAGAGCCGATCGACATCCGTGAGCAAAAACAGCCACTCCGCTTCCACCAAGCTGGCCACCAAGGCCGAAAGGGTGTCGTTATCGCCAAATTTCAACTCATCCACGGCCACCGTGTCGTTTTCATTGACGATCGGGATGGCTCCCATCCGCAGCAGTTCTTGAAAGGTGCTGTAGGCGTTGATGTAGCGACTGCGCTGGGCCAAGTCTCCCCGCGTCAGCAACACTTGGGCGATCGGCTGGTCAAACTGACTAAACAGATCGTCATAGACCCGCATCAGTCGCCCTTGGCCCACGGCGGCCACGGCCTGTTTCTGGGCGATCGCCTTGGGCCGTTCCGTCAGCCCCAACCGCGCACAGCCCACCCCCACCGCTCCCGACGACACCAGCACCACGGGATAGCCCCGATCGCGCAGATCACAAATCACTTCCACCAGCGTGGCGATCGTGGACAAGGCCAG includes these proteins:
- a CDS encoding HAD-IIB family hydrolase, with product MVFATTAPRWVLATDLDGTFLHGSQADRAAFYQRIEQQRDRLILVFVTGRHWQLIEPLWSGDCPVPQPDFVIGDVGTTVYDGQGRPIETIQSEIANRWNCANDRVKCLLAGEPGLSLQRGEFAYRVSYDYDPQLLRQATLNLIQAAGFDVIMSADRYLDVMPKGVAKGSTLQRLAKLERWPGDRIITAGDSLNDLNLLAAGYRAIAVGNSEPKLLAALGDRPTLYHSPYPGLLGIMDGFRHWQVDLF
- the bchB gene encoding ferredoxin:protochlorophyllide reductase (ATP-dependent) subunit B is translated as MKLAYWMYAGPAHIGTLRIASSFQKVHAIMHAPLGDDYFNVMRSMLERERDYTPVTTSVVDRNVLAQGSQEKVVDNIVRKDREEAPDLIVLTPTCTSSILQEDLQNFVARAQLDAKGDVLFADVNHYRVNELQAADQTLQQIVKFYIEKARKVGDLQTQKTDRPSVNILGVTTLGFHNRHDCTELKRLMADLGITVNAVIPDGASVEELKQLPRAWFNLVPYREIGGLTAQYLQTEFQMPLVDITPMGIVETARCIRSIQAVLNSQGEPVNYEGFIDEQTRFASQAAWFTRSIDCQNLTGKKAVVFGDNTHAAAMTKILDREMGIQVVLAGTYCQYDADWFRDQVSEYCDRVLITDDHTQVANAIAEIEPAAIFGTQMERHVGKRLDIPCGVIAAPVHIQNFPVGYRPYLGYEGANQVVDLVYNSFTLGMEDHLLEIFGGHDTKEVITKSVSTDSELNWSRDGLTELNRVPGFVRGKVKRNTEKFARDRGLTQITAEVLYAAKEAVGA
- a CDS encoding response regulator transcription factor, yielding MPRILVIDDDPAISELVSVNLEMAGYDVNQTTDGIKGQALALQLMPDLILLDIMLPKVDGFTVCQRLRRDERTADIPVLMLTALGQTQHKVEGFNAGADDYLTKPFEVEEMLARVRALLRRTDRIPQAAKHSEILSYGPLTLVPERFEAIWFDKTVKLTHLEFELLHCLLQRHGQTVAPSEILKEVWGYDPNDDIETIRVHVRHLRTKLEPDPRHPRYIKTVYGAGYCLELPAQDDRAVETVADTASV
- a CDS encoding HAS-barrel domain-containing protein, yielding MRLPLPQFAQRDRPSHHLAEVIETATTEYLAQCLEPETLSFPTMPPFGSWVRSRDEDSGNQIYGVVYHATTAPIDSVHRAQALGLSLEDLREQQPQIFSMLRTEFRVAIVGFVPLESLNPDAIGTEGVNPGAIANLLQAGAKLINGPIYQHLPPRPPQIHQAVYGCDRQEVVEFTAKMDFLRTLLQMSGTPTDALIAATLREVYRLRQGDRPWLVQAGRALSVLLKDDYDRLRAILGQVHLSP
- a CDS encoding NAD(P)H dehydrogenase subunit NdhS gives rise to the protein MILPGSAVRVINPNDTYYQFQGQVQRVTDGKVAVLFEGGNWDKLVTFRFSELETVDATAGRGKK
- the proB gene encoding glutamate 5-kinase, whose amino-acid sequence is MRPIVLKIGTSSLTQPDSGRLALSTIATLVEVICDLRDRGYPVVLVSSGAVGVGCARLGLTERPKAIAQKQAVAAVGQGRLMRVYDDLFSQFDQPIAQVLLTRGDLAQRSRYINAYSTFQELLRMGAIPIVNENDTVAVDELKFGDNDTLSALVASLVEAEWLFLLTDVDRLYSADPRQNPNAEPIRLVEQMSDLEALELDIGGRGSQWGTGGMATKITAAQIGTSAGVRVVITDGSQPRNLLKILEGADIGTQFAPQPQATSARKRWIAHGLIPAGKLYLDSGAVRAICTGGGSLLAAGVRDLEGEFQPQDAVQLCDLEGREVARGLVNFSHEALEKICGKRSDEIAAILGHDAPETVVHRDNLVLAS